The following coding sequences lie in one Osmerus mordax isolate fOsmMor3 chromosome 13, fOsmMor3.pri, whole genome shotgun sequence genomic window:
- the secisbp2l gene encoding selenocysteine insertion sequence-binding protein 2-like isoform X4 yields MDASDNKDVKLSAEVEPFIPQKKGLEGTLISMSLSGETGGQGGGAGGGGGGGGGEPTPIPSYLITCYPFVQENQPNRQHPMYNGGELRWQQPNHSPGGPYLAYPILSSPQPPVSNDYTYYQIMPAPCPPMMGFYQPFPGAYPGPVQAGGLSPVSADVGDRQPPLGQAFGLANQRGRGMIRPAALPKVSDQQLGVCQPPRSRRPPPTRSVAVQKEVCASGPDGRTKTVLLVDAAQQTGMHTSAPPNFPGEVSGRCASERASPLLWKNRPRRRRASHPTESSSEQGASEADIDSDSGYCSPKHNQAAGATQRTAEPSTAATGVESGVMTAVSCVNVASQATQKPWGDRNPAFHRAGKTPEQRHFQQDFQGGYPGRPSPAQAERRLQAGGIPGSELTPEPLYFEDEDEFPELVTGAAALRNSKPEPNPAQSQAKLPKNLLDNLPENSPINIVQTPIPITTSVPKRAKSQRKKALAAALATAQEYSEISMEQRKLQEALTKAAGKKSKTPVQLDLGDMLAALEKQQQALKAKQLTNTKPLSFTVGTAPPFHGSASTNVASMLKQPYSAPHNSLDSTAPRLKRGKEREVPKVKRPTALKKIILKEREGKKGKSCVEQGSSGQEEQGDEELHFTDDLSREPASQDENGLSMLSDASLSPASQNSPYSITPVSQGSPASSGIGSPMAANAITKIHSRRFREYCNQVLNKEIDESVTLLLQELVRFQERVYQKDPSKAKAKRRLVMGLREVTKHMKLHKIKCVLISPNCEKIQAKGGLDEALYNVIAMAREQEIPFVFALGRKALGRCVNKLVPVSVVGIFNYSGAESLFNRLVSLTEEARKAYKDMVSALEQEQAEEALKHDKKVPHHMGHSRNPSAASAISFCSVISEPISEVNEKEYETNWRSMVESSDALEPVETEPSRPAPSSSSHRDGEAPSSSTNHPTQGPSLPPGPAALQPRAGPSTLGSGDREEGRADDRLELASQQSTETGSLDGSCRDQLNSSITSTTSTLVPGMLEEAEEEEDEEEDYTPEPISVEVPPLSSRIESWVSTTLENFQLGKSLDSTEEDDDEEEDEEEGQSEEEDELDSADLAVTGPGSKEQMEAKKITG; encoded by the exons ATGGACGCTAGTGACAACAAG GATGTGAAGCTTTCAGCCGAGGTGGAACCGTTCATCCCACAGAAGAAAGGTCTGGAAGGAACACTGATCAGCATGAGCCTGTCTGGAGAGACGGGAGGACAAGGAGGcggggcgggaggaggaggaggtggaggggggggagagcctACCCCCATTCCCAGCTACCTCATCACCTGTTACCCCTTTGTCCAGGAGAACCAGCCCAACAG GCAGCACCCTATGTATAATGGAGGAGAACTGCGCTGGCAGCAGCCCAACCACAGCCCTGGTGGCCCGTACCTAGCCTACCCCATCCTGTCCTCCCCGCAGCCCCCCGTCTCCAACGACTACACCTACTACCAGATCATGcccgctccctgcccccctATGATGGGCTTCTACCAGCCCTTCCCCGGAGCGTACCCTGGCCCCGTtcaggctggggggctgagtcCTGTATCAGCCGATGTCGGCGACAGACAGCCCCCTCTGGGACAGGCGTTTGGCCTGGCcaatcagagagggaggggcatgATCCGACCAGCTGCGCTGCCAAAGGTGAGTGAC cagcagctgggGGTGTGCCAGCCCCCCAGGTCCCGCCGCCCGCCCCCCACCAGGAGTGTGGCGGTGCAGAAAGAGGTGTGTGCCTCGGGGCCCGACGGCAGGACCAAGACTGTCCTCCTGGTGGATGCTGCACAGCAGACCGGTATGCACACCAGTGCCCCCCCCA ACTTCCCCGGCGAGGTGTCGGGGCGGTGTGCGTCCGAGCGAGCCAGCCCGCTGCTCTGGAAGAACCGGCCCCGGAGGAGACGGGCGTCTCACCCGACGGAGAGCTCCAGCGAGCAGGGGGCCAGCGAGGCCGATATAGACAGCGACAGCGGCTACTGCAGCCCTAAACACAACCAGGCCGCCGGCGCCACGCAGCGCACGGCCGagccatccaccgccgccacg GGTGTGGAATCTGGAGTAATGACGG caGTGAGCTGTGTGAATGTGGCCTCCCAGGCTACCCAGAAGCCCTGGGGAGACAGGAACCCAGCCTTCCACAGAGCAGGGAAGACCCCCGAGCAGAGGCACTtccaacag gacttCCAGGGAGGCTACCCCGGTCGCCCCAGCCCGgcccaggcagagaggaggctgcaggCGGGAGGCATCCCTGGGTCTGAGCTCACTCCTGAGCCCCTCTACTTTGAG gATGAAGATGAGTTTCCAGAGCTCGTAACAGGAGCGGCAGCACTCCGCAACAGCAAGCCAGAACCTAACCCGGCCCAGTCCCAGGCCAAACTCCCCAAGAACCTG ctgGACAATCTGCCAGAGAACTCCCCCATCAACATCGTCCAGACCCCCATCCCCATCACCACCTCCGTCCCCAAGAGGGCCAAGAGCCAGAGGAAGAAGGCTCTGGCTGCTGCCCTGGCAACAGCACAGGAGTACTCTGAGATCAGCATGGAGCAGAGAAAACTCCAG GAGGCGCTGACCAAGGCTGCAGGGAAGAAGAGTAAGACTCCAGTCCAGCTGGACCTGGGAGACATGCTGGCTGCTCTGGAGAAACAACAGCAGGCCTTAAAGGCCAAGCAACTCACCAACACAAAGCCACTGTCctttacag TGGGAACGGCGCCTCCGTTTCACGGCTCGGCCTCCACCAACGTGGCGTCCATGTTGAAGCAGCCTTACTCCGCCCCCCACAACTCCCTGGACTCCACCGCCCCCCGTctgaagagggggaaggagagggaggtccCCAAGGTCAAACGACCCACCGCCCTGAAGAAG ATCATCCTGAAGGAGCGTGAAGGGAAGAAAGGGAAGAGCTGTGTGGAGCAGGGTTCCTCAGGacaagaggagcagggagacgaGGAGCTGCACTTTACAGACGACCTCTCGCGGGAGCCTGCCTCCCAGGATG AGAACggtctgagcatgctcagtgaTGCGTCCCTGTCGCCGGCCAGTCAGAACTCTCCTTACAGCATCACTCCAGTTTCCCAGGGTTCCCCTGCCAGCAGTGGCATCGGTAGCCCCATGGCCGCCAACGCCATCACCAAGATACACAGCCGTCGCTTCAGAGA GTACTGTAACCAGGTGCTGAACAAGGAGATCGACGAGAGCGTGACGCTGCTTCTGCAGGAGCTGGTGCGCTTCCAGGAGCGCGTCTACCAGAAGGACCCCTCCAAGGCCAAGGCCAAGCGCAGGCTGGTCATGGGGCTGCGGGAGGTCACCAAACACATGAAGCTGCACAAGATCAAGTGTGTCCTCATCTCCCCCAACTGTGAGAAGATCCAGGCCAAAG GGGGTCTGGACGAAGCTCTGTACAACGTCATCGCCATGGCGAGAGAACAGGAGATCCCGTTTGTGTTCGCCCTGGGCAGGAAGGCTCTGGGGCGCTGCGTCAACAAGCTGGTGCCAGTCAGCGTGGTGGGCATCTTCAACTACTCCGGAGCAGAG AGTTTGTTTAACCGCCTGGTGTCTTTGACGGAGGAGGCGAGGAAGGCCTATAAGGACATGGTGTCCGctctggagcaggagcaggcagaggaggccCTGAAGCACGACAAGAAGGTCCCCCATCACATGGGCCACTCCCGGAACCCCTCCGCGGCCTCCGCCATCTCCTTCTGCTCCGTCATCTCTGAGCCCATCTCCGAGGTCAACGAGAAGGAGTACG AGACCAACTGGAGAAGCATGGTGGAGTCGTCCGACGccctggagcctgtggagactgAGCCTAGccgccctgctccctcctcaaGCTCCCACAGAGACGGAGAAGccccgtcctcctccaccaACCACCCCACCCAGGGCCCCAGTCTGCCCCCAGGCCCTGCCGCCCTCCAGCCCCGGGCAGGGCCCTCGACCCTGGGCtcaggggacagggaggagggccgGGCCGACGACCGCCTGGAGCTGGCCTCCCAGCAGAGCACCGAGACGGGCTCTCTGGATGGGAGCTGCCGGGACCAGCTcaactcctccatcacctccaccacctccaccctggtCCCGGGCATGCTGGaggaggccgaggaggaggaggacgaggaggaagattACACCCCGGAGCCCATCTCGGTGGAGGTTCCTCCCCTGAGCAGCCGCATCGAGTCCTGGGTGTCCACCACGCTGGAGAACTTCCAGCTGGGGAAGAGCCTGGACAGCACCGAGGAAGAcgacgacgaggaggaggatgaggaggaagggcaGAGCGAGGAAGAGGACGAGTTGGATTCAGCCGACCTGGCGGTGACCGGCCCGGGGAGCAAGGAGCAGATGGAGGCCAAGAAGATCACTGGTTGA
- the secisbp2l gene encoding selenocysteine insertion sequence-binding protein 2-like isoform X5 produces the protein MDASDNKDVKLSAEVEPFIPQKKGLEGTLISMSLSGETGGQGGGAGGGGGGGGGEPTPIPSYLITCYPFVQENQPNRYRQHPMYNGGELRWQQPNHSPGGPYLAYPILSSPQPPVSNDYTYYQIMPAPCPPMMGFYQPFPGAYPGPVQAGGLSPVSADVGDRQPPLGQAFGLANQRGRGMIRPAALPKVSDQQLGVCQPPRSRRPPPTRSVAVQKEVCASGPDGRTKTVLLVDAAQQTDFPGEVSGRCASERASPLLWKNRPRRRRASHPTESSSEQGASEADIDSDSGYCSPKHNQAAGATQRTAEPSTAATGVESGVMTAVSCVNVASQATQKPWGDRNPAFHRAGKTPEQRHFQQDFQGGYPGRPSPAQAERRLQAGGIPGSELTPEPLYFEDEDEFPELVTGAAALRNSKPEPNPAQSQAKLPKNLLDNLPENSPINIVQTPIPITTSVPKRAKSQRKKALAAALATAQEYSEISMEQRKLQEALTKAAGKKSKTPVQLDLGDMLAALEKQQQALKAKQLTNTKPLSFTVGTAPPFHGSASTNVASMLKQPYSAPHNSLDSTAPRLKRGKEREVPKVKRPTALKKIILKEREGKKGKSCVEQGSSGQEEQGDEELHFTDDLSREPASQDENGLSMLSDASLSPASQNSPYSITPVSQGSPASSGIGSPMAANAITKIHSRRFREYCNQVLNKEIDESVTLLLQELVRFQERVYQKDPSKAKAKRRLVMGLREVTKHMKLHKIKCVLISPNCEKIQAKGGLDEALYNVIAMAREQEIPFVFALGRKALGRCVNKLVPVSVVGIFNYSGAESLFNRLVSLTEEARKAYKDMVSALEQEQAEEALKHDKKVPHHMGHSRNPSAASAISFCSVISEPISEVNEKEYETNWRSMVESSDALEPVETEPSRPAPSSSSHRDGEAPSSSTNHPTQGPSLPPGPAALQPRAGPSTLGSGDREEGRADDRLELASQQSTETGSLDGSCRDQLNSSITSTTSTLVPGMLEEAEEEEDEEEDYTPEPISVEVPPLSSRIESWVSTTLENFQLGKSLDSTEEDDDEEEDEEEGQSEEEDELDSADLAVTGPGSKEQMEAKKITG, from the exons ATGGACGCTAGTGACAACAAG GATGTGAAGCTTTCAGCCGAGGTGGAACCGTTCATCCCACAGAAGAAAGGTCTGGAAGGAACACTGATCAGCATGAGCCTGTCTGGAGAGACGGGAGGACAAGGAGGcggggcgggaggaggaggaggtggaggggggggagagcctACCCCCATTCCCAGCTACCTCATCACCTGTTACCCCTTTGTCCAGGAGAACCAGCCCAACAGGTACAG GCAGCACCCTATGTATAATGGAGGAGAACTGCGCTGGCAGCAGCCCAACCACAGCCCTGGTGGCCCGTACCTAGCCTACCCCATCCTGTCCTCCCCGCAGCCCCCCGTCTCCAACGACTACACCTACTACCAGATCATGcccgctccctgcccccctATGATGGGCTTCTACCAGCCCTTCCCCGGAGCGTACCCTGGCCCCGTtcaggctggggggctgagtcCTGTATCAGCCGATGTCGGCGACAGACAGCCCCCTCTGGGACAGGCGTTTGGCCTGGCcaatcagagagggaggggcatgATCCGACCAGCTGCGCTGCCAAAGGTGAGTGAC cagcagctgggGGTGTGCCAGCCCCCCAGGTCCCGCCGCCCGCCCCCCACCAGGAGTGTGGCGGTGCAGAAAGAGGTGTGTGCCTCGGGGCCCGACGGCAGGACCAAGACTGTCCTCCTGGTGGATGCTGCACAGCAGACCG ACTTCCCCGGCGAGGTGTCGGGGCGGTGTGCGTCCGAGCGAGCCAGCCCGCTGCTCTGGAAGAACCGGCCCCGGAGGAGACGGGCGTCTCACCCGACGGAGAGCTCCAGCGAGCAGGGGGCCAGCGAGGCCGATATAGACAGCGACAGCGGCTACTGCAGCCCTAAACACAACCAGGCCGCCGGCGCCACGCAGCGCACGGCCGagccatccaccgccgccacg GGTGTGGAATCTGGAGTAATGACGG caGTGAGCTGTGTGAATGTGGCCTCCCAGGCTACCCAGAAGCCCTGGGGAGACAGGAACCCAGCCTTCCACAGAGCAGGGAAGACCCCCGAGCAGAGGCACTtccaacag gacttCCAGGGAGGCTACCCCGGTCGCCCCAGCCCGgcccaggcagagaggaggctgcaggCGGGAGGCATCCCTGGGTCTGAGCTCACTCCTGAGCCCCTCTACTTTGAG gATGAAGATGAGTTTCCAGAGCTCGTAACAGGAGCGGCAGCACTCCGCAACAGCAAGCCAGAACCTAACCCGGCCCAGTCCCAGGCCAAACTCCCCAAGAACCTG ctgGACAATCTGCCAGAGAACTCCCCCATCAACATCGTCCAGACCCCCATCCCCATCACCACCTCCGTCCCCAAGAGGGCCAAGAGCCAGAGGAAGAAGGCTCTGGCTGCTGCCCTGGCAACAGCACAGGAGTACTCTGAGATCAGCATGGAGCAGAGAAAACTCCAG GAGGCGCTGACCAAGGCTGCAGGGAAGAAGAGTAAGACTCCAGTCCAGCTGGACCTGGGAGACATGCTGGCTGCTCTGGAGAAACAACAGCAGGCCTTAAAGGCCAAGCAACTCACCAACACAAAGCCACTGTCctttacag TGGGAACGGCGCCTCCGTTTCACGGCTCGGCCTCCACCAACGTGGCGTCCATGTTGAAGCAGCCTTACTCCGCCCCCCACAACTCCCTGGACTCCACCGCCCCCCGTctgaagagggggaaggagagggaggtccCCAAGGTCAAACGACCCACCGCCCTGAAGAAG ATCATCCTGAAGGAGCGTGAAGGGAAGAAAGGGAAGAGCTGTGTGGAGCAGGGTTCCTCAGGacaagaggagcagggagacgaGGAGCTGCACTTTACAGACGACCTCTCGCGGGAGCCTGCCTCCCAGGATG AGAACggtctgagcatgctcagtgaTGCGTCCCTGTCGCCGGCCAGTCAGAACTCTCCTTACAGCATCACTCCAGTTTCCCAGGGTTCCCCTGCCAGCAGTGGCATCGGTAGCCCCATGGCCGCCAACGCCATCACCAAGATACACAGCCGTCGCTTCAGAGA GTACTGTAACCAGGTGCTGAACAAGGAGATCGACGAGAGCGTGACGCTGCTTCTGCAGGAGCTGGTGCGCTTCCAGGAGCGCGTCTACCAGAAGGACCCCTCCAAGGCCAAGGCCAAGCGCAGGCTGGTCATGGGGCTGCGGGAGGTCACCAAACACATGAAGCTGCACAAGATCAAGTGTGTCCTCATCTCCCCCAACTGTGAGAAGATCCAGGCCAAAG GGGGTCTGGACGAAGCTCTGTACAACGTCATCGCCATGGCGAGAGAACAGGAGATCCCGTTTGTGTTCGCCCTGGGCAGGAAGGCTCTGGGGCGCTGCGTCAACAAGCTGGTGCCAGTCAGCGTGGTGGGCATCTTCAACTACTCCGGAGCAGAG AGTTTGTTTAACCGCCTGGTGTCTTTGACGGAGGAGGCGAGGAAGGCCTATAAGGACATGGTGTCCGctctggagcaggagcaggcagaggaggccCTGAAGCACGACAAGAAGGTCCCCCATCACATGGGCCACTCCCGGAACCCCTCCGCGGCCTCCGCCATCTCCTTCTGCTCCGTCATCTCTGAGCCCATCTCCGAGGTCAACGAGAAGGAGTACG AGACCAACTGGAGAAGCATGGTGGAGTCGTCCGACGccctggagcctgtggagactgAGCCTAGccgccctgctccctcctcaaGCTCCCACAGAGACGGAGAAGccccgtcctcctccaccaACCACCCCACCCAGGGCCCCAGTCTGCCCCCAGGCCCTGCCGCCCTCCAGCCCCGGGCAGGGCCCTCGACCCTGGGCtcaggggacagggaggagggccgGGCCGACGACCGCCTGGAGCTGGCCTCCCAGCAGAGCACCGAGACGGGCTCTCTGGATGGGAGCTGCCGGGACCAGCTcaactcctccatcacctccaccacctccaccctggtCCCGGGCATGCTGGaggaggccgaggaggaggaggacgaggaggaagattACACCCCGGAGCCCATCTCGGTGGAGGTTCCTCCCCTGAGCAGCCGCATCGAGTCCTGGGTGTCCACCACGCTGGAGAACTTCCAGCTGGGGAAGAGCCTGGACAGCACCGAGGAAGAcgacgacgaggaggaggatgaggaggaagggcaGAGCGAGGAAGAGGACGAGTTGGATTCAGCCGACCTGGCGGTGACCGGCCCGGGGAGCAAGGAGCAGATGGAGGCCAAGAAGATCACTGGTTGA
- the secisbp2l gene encoding selenocysteine insertion sequence-binding protein 2-like isoform X6: MDASDNKDVKLSAEVEPFIPQKKGLEGTLISMSLSGETGGQGGGAGGGGGGGGGEPTPIPSYLITCYPFVQENQPNRQHPMYNGGELRWQQPNHSPGGPYLAYPILSSPQPPVSNDYTYYQIMPAPCPPMMGFYQPFPGAYPGPVQAGGLSPVSADVGDRQPPLGQAFGLANQRGRGMIRPAALPKVSDQQLGVCQPPRSRRPPPTRSVAVQKEVCASGPDGRTKTVLLVDAAQQTDFPGEVSGRCASERASPLLWKNRPRRRRASHPTESSSEQGASEADIDSDSGYCSPKHNQAAGATQRTAEPSTAATGVESGVMTAVSCVNVASQATQKPWGDRNPAFHRAGKTPEQRHFQQDFQGGYPGRPSPAQAERRLQAGGIPGSELTPEPLYFEDEDEFPELVTGAAALRNSKPEPNPAQSQAKLPKNLLDNLPENSPINIVQTPIPITTSVPKRAKSQRKKALAAALATAQEYSEISMEQRKLQEALTKAAGKKSKTPVQLDLGDMLAALEKQQQALKAKQLTNTKPLSFTVGTAPPFHGSASTNVASMLKQPYSAPHNSLDSTAPRLKRGKEREVPKVKRPTALKKIILKEREGKKGKSCVEQGSSGQEEQGDEELHFTDDLSREPASQDENGLSMLSDASLSPASQNSPYSITPVSQGSPASSGIGSPMAANAITKIHSRRFREYCNQVLNKEIDESVTLLLQELVRFQERVYQKDPSKAKAKRRLVMGLREVTKHMKLHKIKCVLISPNCEKIQAKGGLDEALYNVIAMAREQEIPFVFALGRKALGRCVNKLVPVSVVGIFNYSGAESLFNRLVSLTEEARKAYKDMVSALEQEQAEEALKHDKKVPHHMGHSRNPSAASAISFCSVISEPISEVNEKEYETNWRSMVESSDALEPVETEPSRPAPSSSSHRDGEAPSSSTNHPTQGPSLPPGPAALQPRAGPSTLGSGDREEGRADDRLELASQQSTETGSLDGSCRDQLNSSITSTTSTLVPGMLEEAEEEEDEEEDYTPEPISVEVPPLSSRIESWVSTTLENFQLGKSLDSTEEDDDEEEDEEEGQSEEEDELDSADLAVTGPGSKEQMEAKKITG, translated from the exons ATGGACGCTAGTGACAACAAG GATGTGAAGCTTTCAGCCGAGGTGGAACCGTTCATCCCACAGAAGAAAGGTCTGGAAGGAACACTGATCAGCATGAGCCTGTCTGGAGAGACGGGAGGACAAGGAGGcggggcgggaggaggaggaggtggaggggggggagagcctACCCCCATTCCCAGCTACCTCATCACCTGTTACCCCTTTGTCCAGGAGAACCAGCCCAACAG GCAGCACCCTATGTATAATGGAGGAGAACTGCGCTGGCAGCAGCCCAACCACAGCCCTGGTGGCCCGTACCTAGCCTACCCCATCCTGTCCTCCCCGCAGCCCCCCGTCTCCAACGACTACACCTACTACCAGATCATGcccgctccctgcccccctATGATGGGCTTCTACCAGCCCTTCCCCGGAGCGTACCCTGGCCCCGTtcaggctggggggctgagtcCTGTATCAGCCGATGTCGGCGACAGACAGCCCCCTCTGGGACAGGCGTTTGGCCTGGCcaatcagagagggaggggcatgATCCGACCAGCTGCGCTGCCAAAGGTGAGTGAC cagcagctgggGGTGTGCCAGCCCCCCAGGTCCCGCCGCCCGCCCCCCACCAGGAGTGTGGCGGTGCAGAAAGAGGTGTGTGCCTCGGGGCCCGACGGCAGGACCAAGACTGTCCTCCTGGTGGATGCTGCACAGCAGACCG ACTTCCCCGGCGAGGTGTCGGGGCGGTGTGCGTCCGAGCGAGCCAGCCCGCTGCTCTGGAAGAACCGGCCCCGGAGGAGACGGGCGTCTCACCCGACGGAGAGCTCCAGCGAGCAGGGGGCCAGCGAGGCCGATATAGACAGCGACAGCGGCTACTGCAGCCCTAAACACAACCAGGCCGCCGGCGCCACGCAGCGCACGGCCGagccatccaccgccgccacg GGTGTGGAATCTGGAGTAATGACGG caGTGAGCTGTGTGAATGTGGCCTCCCAGGCTACCCAGAAGCCCTGGGGAGACAGGAACCCAGCCTTCCACAGAGCAGGGAAGACCCCCGAGCAGAGGCACTtccaacag gacttCCAGGGAGGCTACCCCGGTCGCCCCAGCCCGgcccaggcagagaggaggctgcaggCGGGAGGCATCCCTGGGTCTGAGCTCACTCCTGAGCCCCTCTACTTTGAG gATGAAGATGAGTTTCCAGAGCTCGTAACAGGAGCGGCAGCACTCCGCAACAGCAAGCCAGAACCTAACCCGGCCCAGTCCCAGGCCAAACTCCCCAAGAACCTG ctgGACAATCTGCCAGAGAACTCCCCCATCAACATCGTCCAGACCCCCATCCCCATCACCACCTCCGTCCCCAAGAGGGCCAAGAGCCAGAGGAAGAAGGCTCTGGCTGCTGCCCTGGCAACAGCACAGGAGTACTCTGAGATCAGCATGGAGCAGAGAAAACTCCAG GAGGCGCTGACCAAGGCTGCAGGGAAGAAGAGTAAGACTCCAGTCCAGCTGGACCTGGGAGACATGCTGGCTGCTCTGGAGAAACAACAGCAGGCCTTAAAGGCCAAGCAACTCACCAACACAAAGCCACTGTCctttacag TGGGAACGGCGCCTCCGTTTCACGGCTCGGCCTCCACCAACGTGGCGTCCATGTTGAAGCAGCCTTACTCCGCCCCCCACAACTCCCTGGACTCCACCGCCCCCCGTctgaagagggggaaggagagggaggtccCCAAGGTCAAACGACCCACCGCCCTGAAGAAG ATCATCCTGAAGGAGCGTGAAGGGAAGAAAGGGAAGAGCTGTGTGGAGCAGGGTTCCTCAGGacaagaggagcagggagacgaGGAGCTGCACTTTACAGACGACCTCTCGCGGGAGCCTGCCTCCCAGGATG AGAACggtctgagcatgctcagtgaTGCGTCCCTGTCGCCGGCCAGTCAGAACTCTCCTTACAGCATCACTCCAGTTTCCCAGGGTTCCCCTGCCAGCAGTGGCATCGGTAGCCCCATGGCCGCCAACGCCATCACCAAGATACACAGCCGTCGCTTCAGAGA GTACTGTAACCAGGTGCTGAACAAGGAGATCGACGAGAGCGTGACGCTGCTTCTGCAGGAGCTGGTGCGCTTCCAGGAGCGCGTCTACCAGAAGGACCCCTCCAAGGCCAAGGCCAAGCGCAGGCTGGTCATGGGGCTGCGGGAGGTCACCAAACACATGAAGCTGCACAAGATCAAGTGTGTCCTCATCTCCCCCAACTGTGAGAAGATCCAGGCCAAAG GGGGTCTGGACGAAGCTCTGTACAACGTCATCGCCATGGCGAGAGAACAGGAGATCCCGTTTGTGTTCGCCCTGGGCAGGAAGGCTCTGGGGCGCTGCGTCAACAAGCTGGTGCCAGTCAGCGTGGTGGGCATCTTCAACTACTCCGGAGCAGAG AGTTTGTTTAACCGCCTGGTGTCTTTGACGGAGGAGGCGAGGAAGGCCTATAAGGACATGGTGTCCGctctggagcaggagcaggcagaggaggccCTGAAGCACGACAAGAAGGTCCCCCATCACATGGGCCACTCCCGGAACCCCTCCGCGGCCTCCGCCATCTCCTTCTGCTCCGTCATCTCTGAGCCCATCTCCGAGGTCAACGAGAAGGAGTACG AGACCAACTGGAGAAGCATGGTGGAGTCGTCCGACGccctggagcctgtggagactgAGCCTAGccgccctgctccctcctcaaGCTCCCACAGAGACGGAGAAGccccgtcctcctccaccaACCACCCCACCCAGGGCCCCAGTCTGCCCCCAGGCCCTGCCGCCCTCCAGCCCCGGGCAGGGCCCTCGACCCTGGGCtcaggggacagggaggagggccgGGCCGACGACCGCCTGGAGCTGGCCTCCCAGCAGAGCACCGAGACGGGCTCTCTGGATGGGAGCTGCCGGGACCAGCTcaactcctccatcacctccaccacctccaccctggtCCCGGGCATGCTGGaggaggccgaggaggaggaggacgaggaggaagattACACCCCGGAGCCCATCTCGGTGGAGGTTCCTCCCCTGAGCAGCCGCATCGAGTCCTGGGTGTCCACCACGCTGGAGAACTTCCAGCTGGGGAAGAGCCTGGACAGCACCGAGGAAGAcgacgacgaggaggaggatgaggaggaagggcaGAGCGAGGAAGAGGACGAGTTGGATTCAGCCGACCTGGCGGTGACCGGCCCGGGGAGCAAGGAGCAGATGGAGGCCAAGAAGATCACTGGTTGA